One stretch of Limnohabitans sp. DNA includes these proteins:
- the hppD gene encoding 4-hydroxyphenylpyruvate dioxygenase, which yields MTDLFDNPMGLCGFEFVEFASPTPHTLEPLFEQMGFSLVAKHRSKDVVLYRQGDINFIVNREPKSLAGYFAAEHGPCSCALAFRVKDSHKAYARALELGAQPVDVPTGPMELRLPAIKGIGGAPLYLIDRFEDGKSIYDIDFEFIDGVDRHPPGHGLKLIDHMTHNVYKGRMAYWSGFYEKLFNFKEIRYFDIKGEYTGLTSQAMMAPDGMIRIPLNEESGKTGGQIEEFLMQFNGEGIQHIALLTDDLLKSVDALQMAGIPLMTAPNDIYYEMLEERLPGHGEPVAELQARGILMDGSTANGEKRLLLQIFSQTLLGPVFFEFIQRKADEGFGEGNFKALFESLERDQIRRGAIQVE from the coding sequence ATGACCGATTTGTTTGACAACCCCATGGGCCTGTGTGGCTTCGAGTTCGTCGAGTTTGCATCCCCCACCCCCCACACCCTGGAGCCGCTGTTCGAGCAGATGGGCTTCTCGCTGGTGGCCAAGCACCGATCCAAAGACGTGGTGCTCTACCGCCAGGGCGACATCAACTTCATCGTCAACCGCGAGCCCAAAAGCCTGGCGGGGTACTTTGCCGCCGAGCACGGCCCTTGCTCCTGCGCGCTGGCGTTTCGCGTCAAGGACTCGCACAAGGCGTATGCGCGAGCCCTCGAACTGGGCGCACAACCGGTGGACGTGCCCACCGGCCCCATGGAGCTGCGCCTGCCCGCCATCAAAGGCATTGGCGGCGCGCCCTTGTATTTGATCGACCGATTTGAAGACGGCAAAAGCATCTACGACATCGACTTTGAATTCATCGACGGTGTGGACCGCCACCCGCCGGGCCACGGCCTCAAGCTCATCGACCACATGACGCACAACGTCTACAAAGGGCGCATGGCGTACTGGAGCGGCTTTTATGAAAAGCTGTTCAACTTTAAAGAGATCCGCTACTTTGACATCAAGGGCGAATACACAGGCCTGACCAGCCAGGCCATGATGGCGCCGGACGGCATGATCCGCATCCCGCTGAACGAAGAGTCGGGCAAGACCGGCGGGCAGATCGAAGAATTTTTGATGCAGTTCAATGGCGAAGGCATCCAGCACATTGCGCTGCTGACCGACGACCTTTTGAAGAGCGTGGACGCGCTGCAGATGGCGGGTATCCCGCTCATGACCGCGCCCAACGACATCTATTACGAAATGCTCGAAGAGCGCTTGCCGGGCCATGGCGAGCCGGTGGCCGAATTGCAGGCGCGCGGCATTTTGATGGACGGCTCCACCGCCAATGGCGAGAAGCGCCTGCTGCTGCAAATCTTCAGCCAAACCCTGCTGGGCCCGGTGTTCTTTGAATTCATCCAGCGCAAAGCCGACGAAGGCTTTGGCGAAGGCAACTTCAAAGCGCTGTTTGAAAGCCTGGAGCGCGACCAGATTCGGCGCGGGGCGATTCAGGTTGAGTGA
- a CDS encoding Fic family protein, protein MFLWQSPQWPEFQVDLAALQPMLAAARYAQGRAMGLASHLQRMDLGDLQLQGWADEAIATAQIEGEILQINSVRASAARRLGLQDAKPLARDARTEATLDLLQAAIEQSHQPLTHDILHGWQAALFPNGRSGIQKIRTGAYRDHAEPMQIVTPRLGKPDIVHYQAPDSADVPAQMTGLIDWFNNNQSQTDGLVRAALAHLWLEAIHPFEDGNGRVGRALVEMALAQDLKTDKRLWSLSQQMWLDRAGYYAQLQAATGQANMDVTPWVQWFVGCVHKAADATWDHMQTALRKTRFWTELREQHPQLTPTQTKAINKLYDVGPDGFANGISTEKYVNLCRVSRATAYRELTALCEMGVLVQTGTGRGTRYKLGDLLSCR, encoded by the coding sequence ATGTTCCTCTGGCAATCCCCCCAATGGCCTGAATTTCAGGTCGATCTGGCCGCGCTGCAACCCATGCTGGCGGCTGCGCGCTACGCGCAAGGGCGGGCCATGGGCTTGGCCAGCCATCTTCAACGGATGGACTTGGGCGACTTGCAACTGCAAGGTTGGGCCGACGAGGCCATCGCCACCGCCCAGATTGAAGGCGAAATTCTACAAATCAACTCGGTGCGGGCCTCAGCCGCCCGGCGCTTGGGACTTCAAGATGCAAAACCGCTGGCGCGTGACGCACGCACTGAAGCCACACTGGATCTGCTGCAAGCGGCCATTGAACAAAGCCATCAGCCTTTGACGCACGACATCCTGCATGGCTGGCAAGCCGCCTTGTTTCCCAATGGGCGCAGCGGTATTCAAAAGATCCGCACAGGTGCCTACCGCGACCATGCCGAGCCCATGCAGATCGTCACGCCCCGCTTGGGCAAGCCCGACATCGTCCACTACCAAGCGCCCGATTCGGCGGATGTGCCGGCGCAGATGACAGGGCTGATCGACTGGTTCAACAACAACCAGAGCCAGACCGACGGCTTGGTGCGTGCGGCGTTGGCACACCTGTGGCTTGAAGCCATTCACCCGTTTGAAGACGGCAATGGCCGAGTGGGACGGGCCTTGGTCGAAATGGCGCTGGCGCAAGACCTCAAAACCGATAAACGCCTGTGGAGCTTGTCGCAGCAAATGTGGCTCGACAGGGCGGGCTACTACGCCCAACTGCAAGCAGCCACCGGCCAAGCCAACATGGATGTGACGCCCTGGGTGCAATGGTTTGTGGGCTGCGTGCACAAAGCCGCAGATGCGACTTGGGACCACATGCAAACGGCCCTGCGCAAAACCCGCTTCTGGACAGAGCTGCGCGAGCAACACCCGCAACTCACGCCCACACAAACCAAGGCGATCAACAAGTTGTATGACGTGGGGCCAGACGGCTTTGCCAACGGCATCAGCACCGAGAAATACGTCAACCTGTGCCGCGTGTCACGTGCCACGGCCTACCGCGAACTCACGGCGTTGTGCGAGATGGGGGTGTTGGTGCAGACGGGCACGGGGCGGGGGACGCGGTACAAGCTTGGGGACTTGTTGTCGTGCCGCTAA
- a CDS encoding fumarylacetoacetate hydrolase family protein, whose product MKLATYKDGSRDGQLVVVSRDLNTAHYATGIASKLQQVLDDWNFLAPQLEDLYTTVNQGKARHAFPFDPAQCMAPLPRAYQWADGSAYINHVELVRAARNSEVPASFYTDPLMYQGGSDDFIGPRDPVVCASEAFGIDFEAEIAVITGDVPMQADADEAIEGVRLIMLANDVSLRNLIPNELAKGFGFFQSKPATAFSPVAVTPDELGDTWQGGRVHLTLQSTWNGRKVGMCEAGPEMTFHFGQLIAHICKTRNVRAGSIVGSGTVSNKSVDVNGKPEWPKGYSCIAEKRAIETILDGKPSTEFMKFGDTIRIEMKGKDGESLFGAIEQEIVPLNQE is encoded by the coding sequence ATGAAATTGGCGACCTACAAAGACGGCTCACGCGACGGACAACTGGTGGTGGTTTCGCGCGACCTGAACACCGCACATTATGCGACCGGCATCGCCAGCAAGTTGCAGCAAGTGCTGGACGACTGGAACTTTTTGGCCCCACAGCTCGAAGACCTGTACACCACAGTCAACCAGGGCAAAGCCCGCCATGCTTTCCCGTTTGACCCGGCGCAATGCATGGCCCCCCTGCCCCGCGCCTACCAATGGGCTGATGGCTCAGCTTACATCAACCATGTGGAACTGGTCCGTGCGGCGCGCAACTCTGAAGTGCCCGCCAGTTTTTACACCGACCCCTTGATGTACCAGGGCGGCAGCGATGACTTCATCGGCCCTCGCGACCCGGTGGTGTGCGCCAGCGAAGCGTTTGGCATCGACTTTGAAGCCGAGATCGCTGTCATCACCGGCGATGTGCCGATGCAAGCCGACGCAGACGAAGCCATCGAAGGCGTGCGCCTGATCATGCTGGCCAACGATGTGAGCCTGCGCAACCTGATCCCGAACGAATTGGCCAAAGGTTTTGGCTTCTTCCAAAGCAAACCTGCCACCGCCTTCAGCCCGGTGGCCGTCACGCCCGACGAGCTGGGCGACACCTGGCAAGGCGGCCGTGTGCACCTGACGCTGCAATCCACCTGGAACGGCCGCAAAGTCGGCATGTGCGAAGCGGGCCCCGAGATGACTTTTCACTTTGGCCAGTTGATTGCCCACATCTGCAAAACCCGCAACGTGCGTGCAGGCTCCATCGTGGGCAGCGGCACCGTGAGCAACAAGAGCGTGGATGTCAACGGCAAACCCGAGTGGCCCAAAGGCTACAGCTGCATCGCCGAAAAACGCGCCATCGAAACCATCCTGGACGGCAAGCCCTCCACCGAATTCATGAAGTTCGGCGACACCATCCGCATCGAGATGAAGGGCAAGGACGGCGAGAGCCTGTTTGGCGCGATCGAGCAGGAAATCGTGCCTTTGAACCAGGAATGA